From Rhinolophus sinicus isolate RSC01 linkage group LG15, ASM3656204v1, whole genome shotgun sequence, the proteins below share one genomic window:
- the CBX4 gene encoding E3 SUMO-protein ligase CBX4: MELPAVGEHVFAVESIEKKRIRKGRVEYLVKWRGWSPKYNTWEPEENILDPRLLIAFQNRERQEQLMGYRKRGPKPKPLVVQVPTFARRSNVLSGLQDSSADNRAKLELGTQGKGQGHQYELNSKKHHQYQPHSKERAGKPPPPGKSGKYYYQLNSKKHHPYQPDPKMYDLQYQGGHKEAPSPTCPDLGTKSHPPDKWAHGAGAKGYLGAVKPLAGAAGAPGKGSEKGPPNGMTPAPKEAAPGNGIGGKMKIVKNKNKNGRIVIVMSKYMENGMQAAKIKSGEAAEGEARSPGHKRRAADERHPQAGRTFRKAAGSEEKKVEAPSKRREEEAPGASDPQPQDAVSRKLSPTKEAFGEQPLQLTTKPDLLAWDPARSTHPPSHHHHHHHHHHHHHHSVGLNLSHARKRCLSETHGEREPCKKRLTARSISTPTCLGGSPAAERPSDMPPAAALPQPEVILLDSDLDEPIDLRCVKTRGEAVEPPNTLHVKPEVPATAAAVAAAPTAAEKPPAEAQDEPEEPLSEFKPFFGNIIITDVTANCLTVTFKEYVTV; the protein is encoded by the exons ATGGAGCTGCCAGCTGTTGGCGAGCACGTCTTCGCGGTGGAGAGCATCGAGAAGAAGCGGATCCGCAAG GGCAGAGTGGAGTATCTGGTGAAATGGAGAGGCTGGTCCCCCAA ATATAACACGTGGGAACCCGAGGAGAACATCCTGGACCCCCGGTTGCTGATCGCCTTCCAGAACAG ggAACGGCAGGAGCAGCTGATGGGATATCGGAAGAGAGGGCCAAAGCCCAAGCCACTGGTGGTGCAG GTACCTACCTTTGCACGGCGCTCCAATGTGCTGAGTGGACTCCAGGACTCCTCCGCTGACAATCGTGCCAAGCTGGAGCTGGGCACTCAGGGCAAGGGCCAGGGGCACCAGTACGAGCTGAACAGCAAGAAGCACCACCAGTACCAGCCACACAGCAAGGAGCGGGCGGGCAAGCCCCCACCGCCTGGCAAGAGCGGCAAGTACTACTACCAGCTCAACAGCAAGAAGCACCACCCCTACCAGCCGGACCCCAAGATGTATGACCTGCAGTACCAGGGCGGCCACAAGGAGGCGcccagccccacctgcccggACCTGGGCACCAAGAGCCACCCACCCGACAAGTGGGCTCATGGAGCTGGAGCCAAGGGCTACCTGGGAGCTGTGAAGCCCTTGGCTGGTGCTGCTGGGGCTCCAGGCAAAGGCTCTGAGAAAGGACCCCCCAACGGGATGACACCGGCGCCCAAGGAGGCAGCACCGGGCAACGGGATTGGGGGCAAGATGAAGATCgtcaagaacaagaacaagaacgGGCGCATTGTGATCGTCATGAGCAAGTACATGGAGAACGGCATGCAGGCGGCGAAGATCAAGTCTGGCGAGGCTGCCGAGGGCGAGGCCCGCTCCCCCGGCCACAAGAGGCGTGCCGCCGACGAGCGCCACCCCCAGGCCGGCAGGACTTTCAGAAAAGCAGCGGGTTCAGAGGAGAAGAAGGTGGAAGCGCCCTctaagaggagggaggaggaggcaccGGGGGCCAGTGACCCGCAGCCCCAGGACGCTGTCTCCCGCAAGCTCTCGCCGACCAAGGAGGCCTTTGGCGAGCAGCCCTTGCAGCTCACCACCAAGCCTGACCTGCTGGCCTGGGACCCAGCCCGGAGCACGCACCCGCcctcccaccatcaccaccaccaccaccatcaccaccaccaccaccattctgTGGGCCTAAATCTCTCCCACGCACGCAAGCGCTGCCTCTCCGAGACCCACGGCGAGCGCGAGCCCTGCAAGAAGCGCCTAACGGCTCGTAGCATCAGTACCCCCACCTGCCTGGGAGGCAGCCCGGCTGCGGAGCGCCCCAGCGACATGCCCCCGGCCGCCGCCCTCCCGCAGCCTGAGGTCATCCTGCTGGACTCGGATCTGGACGAGCCCATAGACTTGCGCTGCGTCAAGACGCGGGGTGAGGCCGTGGAGCCGCCCAACACCCTTCATGTGAAGCCTGAGGTGCCAGCGACTGCGGCAGCAGTGGCAGCTGCGCCGACAGCGGCTGAGAAGCCTCCAGCCGAGGCCCAGGACGAGCCTGAGGAGCCCCTGAGCGAATTCAAGCCCTTCTTTGGGAATATAATTATCACCGACGTCACCGCGAACTGCCTCACCGTCACGTTCAAGGAGTACGTGACCGTGTAG